One Rhodospirillales bacterium DNA segment encodes these proteins:
- the frdA gene encoding fumarate reductase (quinol) flavoprotein subunit codes for MHVINADIVIVGAGGAGLRAAIAVAEADPNVSIALLSKVYPMRSHTCAAEGGAAGVVKSNDSLNYHFDDTVGGGDWLTDQDAVELFVNEITSELLQLEHWGCPWSRESTGHVAVRPFGGMKIMRTWYAADKTGFHMLHTLFQTSLKYPSIKRFDEYYTTDLIVDDGVCHGCTAIEMRTGEMRLFRAKSVIICSGGAGRIFPFTTNGAIKTGDGMAMAYRAGVPLKDMEFVQYHPTGLPGSGILLTEGCRGEGGYMLNKDNYRYLQDYGLGPETPKPVLKAMELGPRDRLSQAFWQEQKKGRTVPTKWGDVVWLDMRHLGEKLINERLPLVRDLSISYVAADPVTDLVPVRPVVHYMMGGIHTDIDAATPVPGLYAAGECACVSINGANRLGSNSLGELLVFGARAGRFAIEYAKTAKKPSDGAVTALAADAEERVKELFKRPGGKERVANLRRMMNTALEEGCGIYRDEKSLIDTCNVVTEVRERYKEISLEDKSSVYNTDLYQTLELGAMIECADTVAQSAIARKESRGAHQRLDFVARDDVNYLKHSMAYYSPDGTPRIDYLDVVITKSKPAERVYGAAAGGQKA; via the coding sequence ATGCACGTCATCAATGCAGACATCGTCATCGTTGGCGCGGGAGGAGCGGGCTTACGCGCGGCGATCGCCGTCGCCGAAGCCGATCCGAACGTCTCGATCGCGCTACTGTCTAAAGTCTATCCGATGCGGAGCCACACCTGTGCTGCCGAAGGCGGCGCGGCGGGCGTGGTCAAGAGCAACGATAGCCTCAACTATCATTTCGACGACACCGTGGGCGGCGGTGACTGGCTCACCGATCAGGACGCCGTCGAATTATTCGTCAACGAGATCACCAGCGAACTCCTGCAACTGGAGCACTGGGGCTGCCCGTGGAGCCGCGAATCCACCGGGCACGTCGCCGTGCGGCCGTTCGGCGGCATGAAAATCATGCGCACGTGGTACGCCGCCGACAAGACCGGCTTCCACATGCTGCACACGCTGTTCCAGACGTCGCTGAAATACCCCTCGATCAAGCGCTTCGACGAGTATTACACGACGGACCTCATCGTCGATGACGGCGTGTGCCATGGCTGTACCGCCATCGAGATGCGCACCGGCGAGATGCGGCTGTTCCGCGCCAAGTCGGTGATCATCTGCTCCGGCGGGGCCGGACGGATTTTCCCGTTCACCACCAACGGGGCCATCAAGACCGGCGACGGGATGGCGATGGCTTATCGCGCCGGCGTACCGCTCAAAGACATGGAGTTCGTCCAGTACCACCCGACGGGCCTGCCGGGCTCGGGCATCCTGCTGACGGAAGGCTGCCGCGGTGAAGGCGGCTACATGCTGAACAAGGATAACTATCGCTACCTGCAGGACTACGGCCTCGGCCCGGAAACGCCGAAACCGGTGCTGAAGGCGATGGAACTGGGGCCGCGCGACCGGCTCAGCCAGGCGTTCTGGCAGGAACAGAAAAAGGGCCGCACAGTGCCGACCAAGTGGGGCGACGTCGTCTGGCTTGATATGCGTCACCTCGGCGAGAAACTGATCAACGAGCGCTTGCCGCTGGTTCGCGACCTGTCAATCTCCTACGTCGCCGCCGACCCGGTCACCGACCTGGTCCCCGTCCGGCCGGTCGTTCACTACATGATGGGCGGCATTCACACCGATATCGACGCCGCAACCCCGGTGCCGGGTCTTTACGCCGCGGGCGAATGTGCCTGCGTCAGCATCAACGGCGCCAACCGGCTGGGCTCCAATTCGCTGGGCGAGTTGCTGGTGTTCGGCGCCCGCGCCGGACGCTTCGCCATCGAGTATGCCAAGACGGCGAAAAAACCCTCCGACGGAGCGGTCACGGCCCTGGCGGCGGACGCCGAGGAGCGGGTGAAGGAACTGTTCAAGCGCCCGGGCGGCAAGGAGCGGGTCGCAAACCTGCGGCGGATGATGAATACCGCCCTCGAAGAGGGATGCGGCATCTACCGCGACGAGAAGTCGCTGATCGACACCTGTAATGTCGTCACCGAAGTCCGTGAACGCTATAAGGAAATCTCTCTCGAAGACAAGAGCTCGGTCTACAATACCGACCTTTATCAAACCCTCGAACTGGGGGCGATGATCGAGTGCGCGGACACGGTCGCCCAGTCGGCCATCGCGCGCAAGGAATCGCGCGGTGCCCACCAGCGGCTCGACTTCGTCGCCCGCGACGACGTCAACTATCTAAAGCACTCGATGGCGTATTACAGCCCGGATGGCACGCCGCGCATCGATTATCTCGACGTGGTCATCACCAAGTCAAAGCCGGCCGAGCGCGTCTACGGCGCCGCCGCGGGAGGTCAGAAGGCATGA
- a CDS encoding sxtJ, with the protein MSQSRTATPDRRALRSFGLQLGGLIAGVFGLVLPLIWGLGIPLWPWIIGGALVAWALAAPQSLAPLNRFWMGLALVLQRFVNPIVLAVIYASVFVPAGVLLRLFGHDPMRRRLDRATASYRAASTSAPPEHMKRPF; encoded by the coding sequence ATGAGCCAGTCGCGCACCGCCACGCCCGACCGCCGCGCGCTGCGATCGTTCGGCCTGCAACTCGGCGGTTTGATCGCCGGCGTCTTCGGCCTGGTCCTGCCACTGATCTGGGGGCTAGGCATCCCGCTCTGGCCGTGGATCATCGGCGGCGCACTCGTCGCCTGGGCGCTGGCCGCGCCCCAAAGCCTCGCGCCGCTCAATCGCTTTTGGATGGGGCTCGCGCTCGTTCTGCAGCGCTTCGTCAATCCGATCGTCCTCGCCGTCATCTATGCGAGTGTCTTCGTTCCCGCCGGCGTGCTGTTGCGCCTTTTCGGGCACGATCCGATGCGCCGGCGCCTGGATCGCGCCACGGCGAGCTACCGCGCCGCGAGCACGAGCGCGCCGCCCGAGCACATGAAAAGGCCGTTTTGA
- a CDS encoding bifunctional riboflavin kinase/FAD synthetase, which produces MRVFRHFENLPSEIRGAAVAVGNFDGVHRGHHEVISEAGRIAGAAAIPWAVLTLEPHPKSIFDPGTPPFRLTPYPAKVRLIGEIGPMALVVIPFDSEFARTAPRAFVERVLVHGLGARHVVCGHDFAFGHGRKGTPELLLWMGDEFDFGFTCVPEIKDDDGEPFSSTRIREYLRMGRPDVAAHLLGRPFAIEGEVVSGDQRGRTLGFPTANIKLGEYVRPAHGVYAVRACFTDETGTLAWPAVANLGLRPTFGGHEPLLEAHLFDFAGDLYGRTLRVELIAFLREEKKFDGLELLRAQIAEDCTRARRTLGAEDGPAVLRAARS; this is translated from the coding sequence ATGCGTGTCTTTCGCCATTTCGAGAACCTTCCGTCCGAGATCCGCGGCGCCGCCGTCGCCGTCGGCAATTTCGACGGTGTCCACCGCGGCCACCACGAAGTGATCAGCGAAGCCGGGCGTATTGCCGGCGCCGCAGCGATTCCCTGGGCCGTTCTCACCCTCGAGCCGCATCCGAAGAGCATCTTCGATCCGGGCACGCCGCCGTTCCGCCTGACGCCCTATCCGGCGAAAGTCCGTCTGATCGGCGAGATCGGACCGATGGCCCTGGTCGTCATCCCCTTCGACAGCGAATTCGCCCGCACGGCGCCGCGAGCCTTCGTCGAGCGCGTGCTCGTCCATGGTCTGGGCGCAAGACACGTCGTCTGCGGTCACGACTTCGCGTTTGGCCACGGGCGCAAGGGGACGCCCGAGCTGCTGCTTTGGATGGGTGACGAATTCGATTTCGGCTTTACGTGCGTGCCCGAAATCAAGGATGACGACGGCGAGCCGTTCTCCTCGACCCGCATCCGCGAGTATCTGCGCATGGGGCGACCCGACGTCGCAGCTCACCTGCTCGGCCGACCTTTCGCCATTGAAGGCGAGGTGGTCAGCGGTGATCAGCGCGGGAGGACCCTCGGCTTCCCGACGGCCAATATCAAGCTCGGCGAATACGTCCGCCCGGCGCACGGCGTCTACGCGGTGCGCGCATGCTTTACGGATGAGACCGGCACCCTCGCATGGCCAGCCGTCGCCAATCTCGGCCTGCGCCCGACCTTCGGCGGTCATGAACCCTTGCTCGAGGCCCACCTGTTCGATTTCGCCGGCGATCTTTATGGCCGGACACTGCGCGTCGAACTCATCGCGTTCCTGCGCGAAGAAAAGAAGTTTGACGGTCTTGAGCTTTTGCGGGCACAAATCGCCGAGGACTGTACGCGGGCGCGCCGGACCTTAGGAGCCGAGGACGGTCCAGCCGTTCTGCGAGCGGCGCGATCCTGA
- a CDS encoding SGNH/GDSL hydrolase family protein has protein sequence MRGSVFAGAAVVAGALIIGILVLEGVLRLAGISYPDFFRDDAEIGRALRPDASGWWTSEGNAYIEINTDGLRDRAHTLDKPARTLRIAVLGDSYAAAFEVPMRQTFWSEMQRDLEGCPALAGRPVEVINFGLGGAGTAQELLILRKRVWKYAPDIVLLAVTTGNDVSDNSRALKGSSRAPYFIFDANGDLVLDPVFVEKSQDMHEGRLEGGWEWLLNRSRVLQVVMQAYRQFRLMLRADQANTPTGGELGLFDAVYRPPQTAVWRDAWRVTEALVHTMAAEVREHGALFVLASLSNGVQVDPDPAVRRRSAELVGADDLFYPDRRFAAMADAAGVPSITLGPDLAAWAEANQTCVHGFANALPCRGHWNENGHKLGGEILASALCRDILPKRLAGEASER, from the coding sequence GTGCGCGGGTCTGTCTTTGCCGGTGCCGCCGTCGTCGCCGGCGCACTCATCATCGGCATCCTGGTGCTCGAAGGGGTCCTGCGGCTCGCCGGCATCTCCTATCCCGATTTCTTTCGCGACGATGCCGAGATTGGACGCGCGCTCCGCCCCGACGCGAGCGGATGGTGGACGAGCGAAGGCAATGCGTACATCGAGATCAACACCGACGGTCTGCGCGATCGCGCGCACACGCTCGACAAGCCGGCGAGAACCCTGCGTATCGCCGTGCTCGGTGATTCTTACGCAGCCGCATTCGAAGTTCCGATGCGTCAGACATTCTGGTCGGAGATGCAGCGCGACCTCGAAGGGTGTCCCGCCCTCGCTGGACGCCCCGTCGAGGTTATCAACTTCGGCCTCGGCGGCGCCGGTACGGCCCAGGAACTGCTCATTTTGCGCAAGCGCGTGTGGAAGTACGCACCCGACATCGTCCTCCTCGCGGTGACGACCGGCAACGACGTCAGTGACAATTCCCGCGCCCTGAAGGGCTCATCGCGCGCGCCTTACTTTATCTTCGATGCCAATGGCGATCTGGTTCTCGATCCCGTGTTTGTCGAGAAATCGCAAGACATGCACGAAGGCCGGCTCGAAGGGGGGTGGGAGTGGCTGCTCAACCGCTCGCGAGTGCTGCAGGTGGTGATGCAGGCGTACCGGCAGTTTCGCCTGATGCTGCGCGCCGACCAGGCGAACACGCCGACCGGCGGTGAACTTGGCCTGTTCGATGCGGTCTATCGCCCCCCCCAAACCGCCGTCTGGCGGGACGCATGGCGTGTCACCGAAGCGTTAGTGCACACGATGGCCGCCGAGGTGCGAGAGCATGGAGCGCTCTTCGTTCTGGCGAGTCTCTCCAACGGCGTGCAGGTCGACCCCGACCCGGCGGTGCGCCGGCGAAGCGCCGAACTCGTTGGGGCCGATGACCTCTTCTATCCCGATCGCCGATTCGCGGCGATGGCCGACGCCGCGGGCGTTCCCTCCATCACCCTGGGCCCGGACCTCGCTGCCTGGGCGGAGGCGAACCAGACCTGCGTGCACGGGTTCGCCAACGCCCTGCCCTGTCGCGGACATTGGAACGAGAACGGACACAAACTCGGCGGCGAGATCCTGGCGAGCGCGCTGTGCCGCGACATCTTGCCGAAACGCCTCGCCGGCGAGGCGTCTGAGCGCTGA
- a CDS encoding succinate dehydrogenase/fumarate reductase iron-sulfur subunit, whose amino-acid sequence MSQRTIQLEVLRYRPEQDKEPVFQTYTVPCEEEWVVLDALNYVKDEIDRTLSFRWSCHMFVCGSCGYKIDGEPKLGCKAFLRDYGDKIRVEPLDNFPIERDLVVVIDDFVEKLASVKPYIIPKEEKPISAGEYLQTPAQLKAFKQYSMCINCLLCYSACPQYGLTEQEFIGPAALALAHRYNMDSRDVGRKAREDVLAAHEGVWECSFVGACSVVCPKDVDPAGAIQQAKFTSAIDYLTSLVGIGGK is encoded by the coding sequence ATGAGTCAGCGCACCATTCAGCTCGAGGTGCTCCGCTACCGGCCGGAGCAGGACAAGGAGCCGGTGTTCCAGACCTACACGGTGCCGTGTGAGGAGGAATGGGTCGTCCTCGACGCGCTCAACTACGTCAAGGACGAGATTGACCGCACGCTGAGCTTCCGCTGGTCGTGCCACATGTTCGTCTGCGGCAGTTGCGGCTACAAGATCGACGGTGAGCCCAAGCTGGGGTGCAAGGCGTTCCTGCGCGACTACGGCGATAAGATCCGCGTCGAGCCGCTCGACAACTTTCCGATCGAGCGCGACCTCGTCGTCGTCATCGACGATTTCGTCGAGAAGCTGGCAAGCGTCAAACCCTACATCATCCCCAAGGAGGAAAAGCCGATCTCGGCGGGCGAATACCTGCAGACGCCGGCACAGCTCAAGGCGTTCAAGCAGTATTCCATGTGCATCAACTGCTTGCTCTGCTACTCGGCCTGCCCACAGTACGGGCTGACCGAACAGGAGTTCATCGGCCCCGCCGCCCTGGCGCTCGCCCACCGCTACAACATGGATTCCCGCGACGTTGGCCGCAAAGCTCGCGAGGACGTGCTCGCCGCCCACGAAGGCGTCTGGGAATGCAGCTTCGTCGGCGCATGCTCGGTGGTCTGCCCCAAGGACGTCGATCCGGCCGGCGCCATCCAGCAGGCGAAGTTCACCAGCGCCATCGACTACCTCACCTCCCTCGTCGGCATCGGAGGCAAGTAA
- a CDS encoding carbamoyltransferase: protein MAITILGISAYYHDSAAALVRDGQIVAAAQEERFTRKKFDAAFPAHAARWCLNEADLAVTDLDYVVFYDKPFLKFERLLETYLAFVPRGLRSFATAMPIWLKEKLYLKTVLRDELAALAPANGQKPKLPPLLFNEHHRSHAASAFFASPFDQAAVLCLDGVGEWATSSVWLGEGNRLTPLWEIQFPHSLGLLYSAFTAYCGFKVNSGEYKLMGLAPYGEPTYAERIRSRLIDIKDDGTFRLDMAYFNYATGLTMTNARFHEEFGGPPRTPETPLTQRHMDLARSIQVVTEDVVLRLGRTVHAETGAKNLCLAGGVALNCVANGRLAREGPFEAMWIQPSAGDAGGALGAALSVWNEFLGNARTRANGDMPARANDDNARTRTNGYDAPLDAMNGGYLGPRFRDEEIEAQLSGQGAVWTWLDDDVLFSRLAALLDQGHVLGWMQGRMEFGPRALGARSILGDARSPKMQSLMNLKIKYRESFRPFAPAVLAERLGDYFEFDRPSPYMLLTVPVGQAIRLAMSEEQQALSGLERLNVPRSQIPAVTHVDYSARIQTVHAETNPRFWRLLKAFEARTGCGVLINTSFNVRGEPIVCSPEDAYRCFMRTEMDYLAIGNYLLARADQPQHPDDGRWRDEFELD, encoded by the coding sequence ATGGCGATAACCATCTTGGGGATTTCGGCCTACTATCACGACAGCGCCGCGGCGCTGGTGCGTGATGGCCAGATCGTCGCCGCCGCACAGGAAGAGCGATTCACCCGCAAGAAGTTCGATGCCGCCTTCCCGGCGCACGCCGCCCGTTGGTGCCTAAACGAGGCGGACCTGGCGGTGACCGACCTCGACTACGTCGTCTTCTACGACAAGCCGTTTTTAAAGTTCGAGCGGCTGCTCGAAACCTATCTCGCCTTCGTGCCGCGGGGGCTGCGGTCCTTTGCGACCGCCATGCCGATCTGGCTGAAGGAAAAGCTCTACCTGAAGACGGTGCTGCGCGATGAACTGGCCGCCCTCGCGCCGGCAAACGGCCAGAAGCCGAAGCTGCCACCGCTGCTGTTCAATGAGCATCATCGCTCCCACGCCGCCTCGGCGTTTTTCGCCAGCCCGTTTGACCAGGCGGCGGTTCTCTGCCTCGATGGCGTCGGCGAGTGGGCGACGAGTTCGGTCTGGCTGGGCGAGGGAAATCGCCTGACACCGTTGTGGGAAATCCAGTTTCCCCATTCGCTGGGCCTCCTCTATTCCGCCTTCACTGCCTATTGCGGCTTCAAGGTCAACTCCGGCGAATACAAGTTGATGGGGCTTGCCCCCTACGGAGAGCCGACCTACGCCGAGCGTATCCGCAGCCGGTTGATCGACATCAAAGACGACGGCACGTTTCGCCTCGACATGGCCTATTTCAACTACGCCACCGGCTTGACGATGACGAATGCGCGTTTCCACGAGGAATTCGGCGGCCCGCCGCGCACGCCGGAAACGCCACTGACACAACGCCACATGGATCTCGCCCGCTCGATTCAGGTCGTCACCGAAGACGTCGTCCTGCGGCTGGGCCGCACCGTTCACGCCGAGACCGGAGCGAAGAATCTCTGCCTCGCGGGCGGCGTCGCGCTGAATTGCGTCGCCAACGGCAGGCTGGCGCGCGAGGGGCCATTCGAGGCGATGTGGATTCAGCCATCCGCCGGCGATGCCGGCGGCGCGCTCGGCGCCGCCCTGTCAGTGTGGAACGAGTTCCTGGGCAACGCGCGTACGCGCGCCAATGGCGACATGCCTGCTCGTGCCAACGATGACAACGCGCGAACTCGCACCAACGGCTACGATGCTCCCCTTGACGCGATGAACGGCGGCTATCTCGGACCACGATTCCGCGACGAGGAGATCGAGGCGCAACTCAGCGGTCAAGGCGCGGTGTGGACCTGGCTTGACGATGACGTGCTGTTCTCGCGACTCGCGGCTCTGCTTGATCAGGGTCATGTTCTCGGCTGGATGCAGGGGCGTATGGAGTTCGGTCCGCGCGCGCTCGGCGCGCGCTCGATCCTCGGTGATGCGCGCAGTCCCAAGATGCAGTCGCTGATGAACCTGAAAATCAAATATCGCGAATCGTTTCGCCCGTTCGCCCCGGCAGTCCTCGCCGAGCGCCTCGGCGACTACTTCGAGTTCGACCGGCCGAGCCCCTACATGCTGCTGACGGTACCGGTCGGTCAGGCAATTCGTCTCGCTATGAGCGAGGAACAGCAGGCGCTGTCCGGCCTCGAGCGCCTGAACGTGCCGCGCTCGCAGATTCCGGCGGTCACCCACGTCGACTATTCGGCGCGAATCCAGACCGTGCACGCTGAGACCAATCCGCGCTTCTGGCGCCTGCTCAAGGCATTCGAGGCGCGAACCGGGTGCGGCGTGCTGATCAACACCTCGTTCAACGTCCGCGGTGAGCCGATCGTCTGCTCGCCGGAGGACGCATACCGATGCTTCATGCGCACCGAAATGGATTATCTTGCGATCGGAAATTACCTGCTCGCCCGCGCCGACCAGCCCCAGCATCCGGACGACGGCCGCTGGCGCGATGAATTCGAACTGGACTAG
- a CDS encoding fumarate reductase subunit C yields the protein MSGRKPYVRHMSKTSWFLTHARFKSYMLHEVSSVFVALYMWLLIDGLFGLAGGPESWQAWINYVKSPFVVIFSLVAFAFFVVHTMSWFKAVPQAMRIQQGEHFVPGNLIVGAHYAVLGVVSIFVLILAGVA from the coding sequence ATGAGCGGACGCAAGCCTTACGTTCGACACATGTCGAAGACATCGTGGTTTTTGACCCACGCGCGGTTCAAGAGCTACATGCTGCACGAAGTCAGTTCCGTTTTCGTCGCCCTTTATATGTGGCTGCTGATCGATGGACTGTTCGGCCTTGCCGGCGGACCGGAGTCGTGGCAGGCGTGGATCAACTACGTGAAAAGCCCGTTCGTCGTCATCTTTTCGCTCGTTGCCTTCGCTTTCTTCGTTGTCCACACGATGTCATGGTTCAAGGCGGTACCCCAGGCGATGCGAATTCAGCAGGGAGAACACTTCGTCCCGGGAAACCTGATCGTCGGCGCGCACTACGCCGTGCTCGGCGTCGTATCCATATTCGTTCTCATCCTGGCGGGAGTGGCATAA
- a CDS encoding fumarate reductase subunit D, with amino-acid sequence MARSAKAVPWFLFAAGGTVTAFVLPVMLFVTNLAPALGLFDGALSYEGMSNFVGTWIVKLALLGIIGLAVWHAAHRLRVCAHDFGIRADTIVAVIVYGLAALGTIATIIALLRI; translated from the coding sequence ATGGCGCGTTCGGCAAAAGCAGTTCCCTGGTTCCTGTTCGCCGCAGGCGGCACGGTGACCGCGTTCGTCCTGCCGGTGATGTTGTTCGTCACCAATCTCGCGCCGGCGCTCGGCCTGTTCGACGGAGCGCTCAGCTACGAGGGGATGAGCAACTTCGTCGGCACGTGGATCGTCAAGCTGGCGCTGCTGGGGATCATCGGCCTTGCGGTGTGGCATGCCGCCCACCGCTTGCGGGTTTGCGCGCACGATTTCGGCATCCGTGCCGATACCATCGTCGCGGTGATCGTCTATGGCCTCGCGGCGCTGGGAACGATCGCCACCATCATTGCCCTGCTGCGCATCTGA
- a CDS encoding isoleucine--tRNA ligase — protein MKAGLPKREPEILARWERLDLWRRQRADAAGRPRFVLHDGPPYANGHLHIGHALNKILKDVVSRSQQMLGRDSNYVPGWDCHGLPIEWKIEEGYRAKGRSKDEVPILELRRECRAFAERWVDVQRREFQRLGVIGDWAHPYATMDFHAEAQIVRELGKFLMSGALYKGAKPVMWSVVEKTALAEAEVEYHDHTSTTIFVAFPVHHSSHPMLTGASVVIWTTTPWTIPGNRAIAYGPDFEYATFEVTVVREGSHVRPGDRLVIGADLADRVQGELKISDWLRLGEIDGADLAGTVCRHPLFESGYDFDVPLLPAGFVDLETGSGFVHIAPGHGTDDWDLGVRHGVPVPDTVGPDGRYCETVPLFAGHCVLTPSGKDGDANALVLQALEDARALLASGKLVHSYPHSWRSKAPLIFRNTPQWFISMDRTGLRATALAAIDETRFVPASGQNRLRGMIESRPDWCVSRQRAWGVPITVFVDKRSGEPLRDAAVIERIAAAIEDEGADAWFAGDARRFLSPEHDPEQYEPVYDILDVWFDSGCTHTFVLEERADLGWPAALYLEGSDQHRGWFHSSLLESCGTRGRAPYDAVLTHGFVMAEDGQKMSKSLGNITAPQNVIDTHGADVLRLWVVGSDYSEDLRIGPEILKQHADIYRRLRNTLRYLLGNLNGFVADERVTPDAMPELERWVLHRLWQLDGTLRRACADLQFHGVFADLHAFCAVDLSAFYFDVRKDSLYCDPADSPRRRAVRTVLDAVFDCLTAWMAPFLCFTAEEAWLARHPGEDESVHLRQFPQIPANWRDDALALRWAAVRRIRRVVTGAIEVERAAKRIGSSLQTHPLIWADATDRAASEGLDWAELAITSAASFVDGEPPADAFSLADVPGVAVRIERAQGEKCDRCWQILPDVGIDARHPSLCRRCVDAVDRHRAAAE, from the coding sequence ATGAAGGCGGGCCTGCCGAAACGTGAACCGGAGATTCTCGCCCGCTGGGAGCGTCTCGATCTCTGGCGCCGGCAGCGCGCCGATGCGGCCGGCCGGCCGCGCTTCGTGCTGCACGACGGCCCGCCTTACGCCAACGGCCACCTGCACATCGGCCATGCCCTCAACAAGATCCTCAAGGACGTGGTCAGCCGTTCGCAGCAGATGCTCGGCCGGGATTCCAACTACGTCCCCGGCTGGGATTGCCACGGCCTGCCGATCGAATGGAAGATTGAGGAAGGCTACCGCGCCAAGGGCCGCAGCAAGGATGAGGTCCCGATTCTCGAGCTGCGGCGCGAATGCCGTGCCTTTGCCGAGCGCTGGGTCGACGTCCAGCGTCGCGAGTTCCAGCGCCTCGGCGTCATCGGTGACTGGGCGCACCCTTACGCGACGATGGACTTCCATGCCGAGGCGCAGATCGTCCGCGAGCTCGGCAAGTTTCTCATGAGCGGCGCGCTCTACAAGGGCGCGAAGCCGGTCATGTGGTCGGTCGTCGAAAAGACCGCCCTCGCCGAGGCTGAGGTCGAGTACCACGATCATACCTCGACGACGATCTTCGTCGCCTTTCCGGTCCATCATTCTTCGCACCCGATGCTCACCGGTGCCTCGGTGGTGATCTGGACGACGACACCATGGACCATCCCCGGCAACCGGGCGATCGCCTACGGGCCGGACTTCGAGTACGCGACCTTCGAGGTGACCGTCGTCCGCGAGGGCAGCCATGTCCGCCCCGGCGACCGTCTGGTCATCGGTGCGGACCTCGCCGACCGGGTGCAGGGCGAACTGAAGATCAGCGATTGGTTGCGGCTTGGCGAGATCGACGGCGCGGACCTCGCCGGCACCGTCTGCCGCCATCCCCTGTTCGAATCCGGCTATGACTTCGACGTCCCGCTGCTGCCGGCGGGCTTCGTCGACCTCGAGACCGGCTCGGGCTTCGTGCATATCGCCCCCGGTCACGGCACCGACGACTGGGATCTGGGGGTGCGGCACGGGGTACCGGTGCCGGACACGGTCGGACCCGACGGGCGCTACTGCGAGACCGTACCGCTGTTCGCCGGCCATTGCGTGCTGACGCCGTCCGGCAAGGACGGCGACGCCAACGCCCTGGTGCTCCAGGCACTCGAGGACGCGCGCGCGCTGCTCGCCAGCGGTAAGCTGGTGCATAGCTATCCGCACTCGTGGCGTTCGAAGGCGCCGTTGATTTTCCGCAATACGCCGCAGTGGTTCATCAGCATGGACCGCACCGGCCTGCGCGCCACGGCGCTGGCGGCGATCGACGAGACCCGCTTCGTGCCGGCAAGCGGCCAGAACCGCCTGCGCGGCATGATCGAGAGCCGCCCCGACTGGTGTGTCTCCCGCCAGCGCGCCTGGGGAGTCCCGATCACCGTTTTCGTCGACAAGCGCTCCGGCGAGCCCTTGCGCGATGCCGCGGTGATCGAGCGTATCGCCGCCGCGATCGAGGACGAAGGCGCCGACGCCTGGTTCGCCGGTGACGCTCGCCGTTTCCTCTCCCCCGAGCACGATCCGGAGCAGTACGAGCCGGTCTATGACATCCTCGATGTCTGGTTCGATTCCGGCTGCACCCACACCTTCGTGCTCGAGGAGCGCGCCGACCTCGGCTGGCCCGCGGCGCTTTATCTCGAAGGCTCCGACCAGCACCGCGGCTGGTTCCATTCCAGCCTGCTCGAATCCTGCGGCACTCGCGGCCGCGCACCCTACGACGCGGTGCTGACCCACGGCTTCGTCATGGCCGAAGACGGCCAGAAGATGTCGAAATCGCTCGGCAACATCACCGCGCCGCAGAACGTCATCGACACGCACGGCGCCGACGTTCTGCGTCTGTGGGTCGTTGGCTCCGACTATTCCGAGGACCTCCGCATCGGTCCCGAGATCCTCAAGCAGCACGCCGACATCTACCGGCGCCTGCGCAATACGCTGCGTTATCTTCTCGGCAACCTCAACGGCTTCGTGGCGGACGAGCGCGTCACTCCCGACGCGATGCCCGAGTTGGAGCGCTGGGTTCTGCACCGGCTCTGGCAGCTCGACGGTACCTTGCGACGCGCCTGTGCCGATCTGCAGTTTCACGGCGTCTTCGCCGATTTGCACGCGTTCTGTGCCGTCGATCTTTCCGCGTTCTATTTCGACGTTCGCAAGGATTCGCTCTATTGCGATCCGGCGGATTCGCCGCGACGGCGCGCCGTGCGCACCGTCCTCGATGCGGTGTTCGACTGCCTGACCGCATGGATGGCGCCATTTCTGTGCTTCACCGCCGAAGAGGCTTGGCTGGCGCGCCATCCGGGCGAGGACGAAAGCGTCCACCTGCGCCAATTTCCGCAGATCCCCGCCAACTGGCGCGATGACGCGCTCGCCCTGCGCTGGGCGGCCGTACGCCGGATCCGTCGTGTCGTTACTGGCGCCATCGAGGTCGAACGGGCGGCAAAGCGCATCGGCTCCAGCCTGCAGACGCATCCGCTCATCTGGGCCGATGCCACCGATCGTGCCGCGTCCGAAGGACTCGACTGGGCGGAACTGGCGATCACCTCGGCGGCAAGCTTCGTCGACGGCGAGCCACCGGCGGACGCATTCTCTCTCGCCGACGTTCCCGGCGTCGCCGTTCGCATCGAGCGCGCGCAAGGCGAGAAGTGCGATCGCTGCTGGCAGATCCTGCCGGACGTGGGCATCGACGCACGGCACCCGAGCTTGTGCCGGCGTTGCGTCGATGCCGTCGACCGCCACCGGGCGGCCGCCGAATGA